A genomic segment from Nitratiruptor sp. YY08-10 encodes:
- a CDS encoding S41 family peptidase encodes MKKSKSFYAGLCVALLLSTSSMLAKSSYDDNLTAKLQAVAKFTKVVNTVERYYVDPLNIEEIINKAIAGLLSNLDAHSAYLDKKHYKELQIQTRGEFGGLGITVGMRDGALTVIAPLEGTPADKAGLKAGDIILKINDKSTLDMTLDEAVNLMRGKPGTKIKLTIFRKGAAKPFVVEITRAIIKVQSVYAKHIIKPEYLYLRITNFDKKVVHDVKKHLKANPQTKGIVIDLRNNPGGLLDQAVGLSDLFIDKGVIVSQKGRIQSENRVYKAHSAGTIKNIPIVVLVNGGSASASEIVSGALQDHHRAVIVGEKTFGKGSVQVILPIDKDEAIKLTIARYYLPSGRTIQAKGITPDVTVYPGKVEKKEDEFMIKEAELKAHLKSELEKIEGKKPKKETKKEQKNLIDEKALYDDAQLKEGYDILKALIIAKEHR; translated from the coding sequence ATGAAAAAAAGCAAATCATTTTACGCAGGTCTCTGTGTGGCTCTTTTGCTAAGTACAAGCTCCATGCTTGCAAAAAGCAGTTACGATGACAACTTGACAGCAAAACTGCAAGCTGTTGCCAAATTCACAAAAGTCGTCAATACTGTAGAACGATACTATGTCGATCCGCTCAATATCGAAGAGATCATCAACAAAGCGATTGCCGGTCTTTTGAGCAATCTCGACGCTCATTCAGCATATCTGGACAAAAAACATTATAAAGAACTCCAGATCCAAACACGGGGAGAATTTGGTGGACTTGGCATTACAGTTGGCATGAGAGACGGAGCACTTACCGTTATAGCTCCACTTGAGGGAACTCCCGCAGATAAAGCCGGACTCAAAGCCGGTGACATCATTTTAAAAATCAACGATAAATCCACGTTGGATATGACACTCGATGAAGCTGTCAATCTCATGCGGGGCAAACCTGGAACAAAAATCAAACTCACGATCTTTCGAAAAGGAGCTGCGAAGCCTTTTGTCGTTGAAATCACCCGAGCTATTATCAAAGTGCAATCAGTTTATGCAAAGCACATCATAAAGCCCGAATATCTCTATCTTCGAATCACAAATTTTGATAAAAAAGTGGTACATGATGTCAAAAAACATCTCAAAGCTAATCCACAAACTAAAGGGATAGTGATTGATCTACGAAACAATCCGGGTGGTCTCCTTGATCAAGCGGTAGGACTGTCCGATCTTTTTATAGACAAAGGAGTGATCGTATCACAAAAGGGACGTATTCAATCCGAAAACAGAGTCTATAAAGCACACTCTGCGGGAACAATAAAAAATATACCCATTGTCGTTCTTGTCAATGGTGGAAGTGCCAGTGCCAGCGAAATCGTCAGCGGTGCGTTACAGGATCACCACAGGGCTGTAATCGTCGGTGAAAAAACATTTGGAAAAGGAAGCGTGCAGGTTATCTTGCCAATCGATAAAGATGAGGCGATCAAACTTACCATAGCAAGATACTACCTCCCGAGTGGAAGAACCATTCAGGCAAAAGGCATCACACCAGATGTGACCGTATATCCTGGAAAAGTGGAGAAAAAAGAAGACGAGTTTATGATCAAAGAGGCTGAACTCAAAGCACATCTCAAGAGTGAACTAGAAAAGATAGAAGGGAAAAAACCAAAAAAAGAGACAAAAAAAGAGCAAAAAAATCTCATTGATGAAAAAGCATTGTACGATGACGCACAGCTAAAAGAGGGATATGATATTTTAAAAGCACTGATTATCGCTAAGGAGCATAGATGA
- the purC gene encoding phosphoribosylaminoimidazolesuccinocarboxamide synthase: MKKTQLLYEGKAKKIWKTDDENLLIAEFKDSLTAFDAQKKSEEAGKGALNCKISANLFKLLEEQGIKTHFVECISENEMVIKKAEMIMIEVVVRNIATGSLTKRLGIADGTKLPFALVEFYYKNDALHDPLINDEHALILELVEHESELEELKRLGREINVVLKSFFDKANLNLVDFKVEFGKDSEGNIILADEISPDSCRFWDKTSGEKLDKDLFRHDLGNVKVAYEEVLNRITKVMQ, translated from the coding sequence ATGAAAAAAACCCAACTCTTATACGAAGGCAAAGCAAAAAAGATCTGGAAAACAGATGATGAAAATCTTTTGATTGCCGAATTTAAAGACTCATTGACTGCATTTGATGCACAAAAAAAATCGGAAGAAGCCGGCAAAGGTGCACTCAATTGCAAAATTAGCGCCAATCTTTTTAAATTGTTAGAAGAGCAAGGCATCAAAACCCATTTCGTTGAATGCATAAGTGAAAATGAAATGGTCATTAAAAAAGCAGAAATGATTATGATTGAAGTGGTTGTTCGTAACATTGCTACCGGATCGTTGACAAAAAGACTCGGGATTGCTGATGGTACAAAACTACCTTTTGCTTTAGTAGAATTTTATTACAAAAATGATGCTTTACATGATCCATTGATCAATGATGAGCATGCGCTCATTTTGGAACTTGTGGAGCACGAAAGTGAACTGGAAGAGTTAAAACGGCTCGGTCGAGAGATCAATGTGGTTCTCAAAAGTTTTTTTGATAAAGCAAATCTCAATCTTGTCGATTTTAAAGTAGAGTTTGGAAAAGATAGCGAAGGCAATATTATTCTCGCAGATGAGATCAGTCCGGACAGTTGTCGATTCTGGGACAAAACAAGCGGTGAAAAACTGGACAAGGATCTTTTCAGACACGATCTTGGCAATGTGAAAGTCGCATATGAAGAGGTACTAAATAGAATAACAAAGGTGATGCAATGA
- the purS gene encoding phosphoribosylformylglycinamidine synthase subunit PurS: MKAVVNIYLKEGVLDPQGKAVHHALQQLGFQNVEDVRVGKQIVLQLSGAMSEEEAKKEVEQMCEKLLANTVIEDYNIEIVR, from the coding sequence ATGAAAGCAGTAGTTAATATCTATCTTAAAGAAGGTGTTCTTGATCCTCAAGGAAAAGCTGTTCATCATGCGCTGCAACAGCTCGGTTTTCAAAATGTGGAGGATGTTCGTGTGGGAAAACAGATCGTATTACAGCTCTCAGGTGCAATGAGTGAAGAGGAGGCAAAGAAAGAGGTTGAGCAGATGTGTGAAAAACTGCTCGCGAATACTGTTATAGAAGATTACAATATAGAGATTGTACGATGA
- a CDS encoding 1-acyl-sn-glycerol-3-phosphate acyltransferase, with product MIFAKIRGLYAAFVIVILVTLNIFTFLIFPKKQYKSIKRFYTKAILFLLGIHVITEGKPDPEAKMIIMNHSSLIDIPVIESVYPWDMVWIAKKELFDTPFFGLLLKLPDNIRLDREDRKSLIHLLKESKEKTQKKTIAIFPEGTRARGDKLLPFKPGAKIIAEKLKLKVQPIVIVCARKRFDSKTLELNPGTIKVIYMPSFYPNPNDEWFKELRVKMQETVDKEKSRLCP from the coding sequence ATGATATTTGCAAAAATTAGAGGTTTATATGCTGCTTTCGTAATTGTAATACTGGTCACTCTCAATATATTTACATTTTTAATTTTCCCAAAAAAACAGTACAAATCTATAAAACGATTCTATACAAAAGCGATCCTTTTTCTTCTTGGTATTCATGTCATTACCGAAGGAAAACCAGATCCCGAAGCAAAAATGATTATCATGAATCATTCGAGCCTTATCGATATTCCAGTCATTGAATCTGTCTATCCGTGGGATATGGTATGGATCGCCAAAAAAGAACTTTTTGATACACCCTTTTTTGGTTTACTTCTTAAACTTCCGGATAATATTCGCCTGGATCGTGAAGATAGAAAATCTCTGATACATCTTCTGAAAGAATCGAAAGAGAAAACCCAAAAAAAGACAATTGCGATTTTTCCGGAAGGAACCCGTGCCAGGGGTGACAAACTGCTTCCGTTCAAACCGGGAGCAAAAATTATAGCAGAAAAGCTGAAACTAAAAGTTCAACCTATTGTTATCGTTTGTGCAAGAAAACGTTTTGACAGTAAAACACTTGAACTCAATCCAGGCACCATCAAAGTGATCTATATGCCAAGCTTCTATCCAAATCCAAATGATGAGTGGTTCAAAGAGCTTCGAGTCAAAATGCAAGAAACAGTAGATAAAGAAAAATCTCGACTTTGCCCATAA
- a CDS encoding zinc ribbon domain-containing protein YjdM codes for MNIPNCPKCQSAYVYEDGELFICPECGFEFDKEYKEEGLIVKDAHGNILQDGDTIVVMKDLKVKGASGSVKAGTKVKNIRLCEGDHNIDCKIPGFGAMKLKSEFVKKA; via the coding sequence ATGAATATACCAAACTGTCCAAAATGTCAGAGTGCATATGTCTATGAAGATGGAGAACTCTTTATTTGTCCTGAGTGTGGATTCGAATTTGACAAAGAATACAAAGAGGAGGGACTCATTGTCAAAGACGCGCATGGCAATATTTTGCAAGATGGTGATACGATTGTAGTGATGAAAGATTTGAAGGTAAAAGGAGCCAGTGGTTCTGTCAAAGCCGGTACGAAGGTAAAAAATATCAGACTTTGCGAGGGTGATCACAACATCGATTGTAAAATTCCTGGTTTTGGTGCAATGAAGTTAAAAAGCGAATTTGTCAAAAAAGCCTGA
- a CDS encoding ABC transporter ATP-binding protein — MEKVLEIVNLTFGYTKSKPLFTNFSITVHKGEVVAIVGPSGIGKSTLFELISGFLKPWSGSIQAQKLSTIFQDPYSSFHPTYTIIEQIKDVASLEGLEELAKSMDIEQEILYKYPHEVSGGQLQRCSILRAVQMKPKLLLADEPTSALDNVTQLKVMKTLLQFLDRVGILLITHDLDLAKWCSDRIIEIGDQN, encoded by the coding sequence ATGGAAAAAGTTTTAGAAATTGTGAATCTTACTTTTGGTTATACCAAAAGTAAGCCACTTTTTACCAATTTTTCAATCACAGTTCATAAAGGTGAAGTAGTTGCAATAGTGGGGCCAAGCGGGATTGGAAAGAGTACACTTTTTGAACTGATTAGCGGTTTTTTAAAACCATGGAGTGGGAGTATTCAGGCTCAGAAACTGTCGACAATATTCCAAGACCCCTACAGTTCTTTCCATCCTACTTATACCATTATCGAACAAATTAAAGATGTAGCTTCACTGGAAGGTCTGGAAGAGTTGGCAAAAAGCATGGATATTGAACAAGAGATTTTATATAAATATCCTCATGAAGTATCAGGCGGGCAGTTACAGCGATGTTCCATCCTCAGAGCAGTGCAGATGAAACCGAAACTGTTACTTGCCGACGAACCGACAAGTGCTTTGGATAATGTTACGCAACTTAAAGTCATGAAAACGCTTTTGCAATTTCTCGATCGAGTGGGTATTTTATTGATTACGCATGATCTCGATTTGGCAAAATGGTGCAGTGATAGGATTATAGAGATCGGAGATCAAAATTAA
- a CDS encoding glutamate-5-semialdehyde dehydrogenase: MENFLKKAKASAAELLRIDGAKKKSVLMQIADQLEKNSNRILAANQKDMALAEKMNLSSALIDRLFLDEKRVQAMAESVREIAMLKEPVGRVLDGWVLDNGLRIEKVSIPIGVIGIIYESRPNVTSDAAALCFKSGNVSILKGGKEAQNSNEAIAEIIQEVLESNDLPKELVSLLPDYSREGVDTLIKMDKYVDLIIPRGGEGLIRYVSENATVPVVKHDKGLCHTYIDKDADFEKAIAIAVNAKVQRPGVCNAMETLLVDYAIKDEILLKLYDAFKPHMTTLKGCTLTKEVLPDIEMASEDDYHTEYLENILSIKVVDGVDEAIEHIRKYGSGHSEAIVTENYSTAEKFLNEIDAACVYVNASTRFTDGGVFGFGAEVGISTNKLHARGPMGINDLTTYKYKIYGEGQIRQ, encoded by the coding sequence ATGGAAAATTTTTTGAAAAAGGCAAAAGCATCTGCAGCTGAGCTCCTCCGAATTGATGGGGCAAAAAAGAAATCTGTATTGATGCAAATTGCCGACCAGCTTGAAAAAAACAGTAATAGAATATTGGCTGCAAATCAAAAAGATATGGCACTTGCTGAAAAAATGAATCTCTCTAGTGCCTTGATCGACAGACTTTTCTTGGATGAAAAGAGAGTCCAAGCCATGGCAGAGTCGGTTCGGGAAATCGCGATGCTCAAAGAACCTGTAGGAAGAGTCCTAGATGGATGGGTTTTGGATAATGGTCTTCGAATCGAGAAGGTCTCCATTCCGATAGGAGTAATAGGAATCATTTACGAGTCTAGGCCAAATGTGACCAGTGACGCTGCAGCTTTGTGTTTCAAGTCCGGTAATGTTTCTATATTGAAAGGAGGGAAAGAGGCACAGAACTCCAATGAAGCAATAGCAGAAATTATTCAAGAGGTTCTTGAATCAAACGATCTTCCAAAAGAGCTTGTTTCACTCCTTCCAGATTACAGCAGAGAGGGTGTTGATACATTGATCAAGATGGATAAATATGTTGATCTTATTATCCCAAGGGGAGGAGAAGGTCTTATTCGATATGTAAGCGAAAATGCAACTGTACCTGTGGTAAAACACGATAAAGGATTATGCCATACATACATTGACAAAGATGCTGATTTTGAGAAAGCCATAGCTATCGCAGTGAATGCCAAGGTACAACGACCAGGAGTGTGCAATGCTATGGAGACTCTTTTGGTAGATTATGCTATTAAAGATGAGATACTTTTGAAGCTTTATGATGCATTTAAGCCTCATATGACGACACTCAAGGGGTGTACATTAACAAAAGAAGTACTGCCCGATATTGAAATGGCCAGTGAGGATGATTACCATACAGAGTATCTTGAAAATATCCTTTCAATAAAAGTAGTTGATGGGGTGGATGAAGCGATAGAGCATATCAGGAAATATGGCAGTGGACACAGCGAAGCGATCGTGACGGAGAACTATTCTACAGCTGAAAAATTTTTAAATGAAATAGATGCTGCATGTGTCTATGTGAATGCTTCTACAAGATTTACTGATGGTGGTGTATTTGGTTTTGGAGCCGAAGTCGGAATTTCAACGAACAAACTTCATGCAAGAGGTCCTATGGGTATCAATGATTTAACGACATACAAATATAAAATTTACGGTGAAGGCCAAATACGTCAATGA
- a CDS encoding CheB methylesterase domain-containing protein, with translation MTPHKCVLIGASTGGPELIEKIAKILPKKYPFPVCVVVHFPLHFSASFAKRLNEHSAIQVLEAVEGMKLQSGTMYIAKSGQHMCFEKNKDAIVIRLQDKRENEVFIPSVDEMFLSAKNVFDPENILAVLLTGIGNDGASGMVELKKAGAVTIAQDEKSSTVYGMPKEAYLRGGVMKVLPFDGIMHEILRYGEKM, from the coding sequence ATGACACCACATAAGTGTGTGCTCATTGGCGCTTCTACAGGAGGTCCCGAGCTTATAGAGAAAATTGCCAAGATATTGCCTAAAAAATATCCGTTTCCAGTCTGCGTTGTTGTACATTTTCCTTTGCATTTTTCCGCTTCTTTTGCAAAAAGATTGAATGAACACAGCGCAATACAGGTTTTAGAAGCGGTAGAAGGTATGAAATTACAATCAGGAACGATGTATATAGCAAAGAGCGGCCAGCATATGTGTTTTGAAAAGAACAAGGATGCTATTGTGATACGGTTGCAAGACAAAAGAGAAAATGAGGTTTTCATCCCCAGTGTGGATGAGATGTTTTTGAGTGCAAAAAATGTTTTTGATCCCGAAAATATATTGGCTGTACTGCTGACTGGCATCGGAAATGATGGAGCTTCGGGAATGGTTGAACTGAAAAAGGCGGGAGCGGTGACGATTGCCCAAGATGAAAAGAGTTCTACAGTGTATGGCATGCCTAAGGAAGCCTATTTGAGAGGGGGTGTTATGAAAGTTCTCCCTTTTGATGGGATAATGCATGAGATATTGCGTTACGGAGAGAAGATGTAA
- the purQ gene encoding phosphoribosylformylglycinamidine synthase I, producing MKVAIIRFPGTNCEFDTDYAFSRIGAQTHIVWHKNDALPKNSDLVVLPGGFSYGDYLRSGAIARFSPIMKAVVEFVKRGGYVLGICNGFQILLESHLLPGAMKRNENLHFISKFQHIKVIENNNAFLKKLKKGDILNIPIAHAEGNYYVEPERLKRMYDNQQVLLQYCDKDGNYDNPNGSIDAIAGICNETKNVFGLMPHPERACEKILGSDDGIKMIEGFLH from the coding sequence ATGAAAGTTGCGATCATACGATTTCCGGGAACCAACTGCGAGTTTGATACAGATTATGCATTCTCAAGAATCGGTGCACAGACTCACATCGTCTGGCATAAAAATGATGCACTGCCCAAAAACAGTGATCTTGTTGTTCTACCGGGTGGATTTAGTTATGGAGACTATCTAAGAAGTGGTGCGATTGCACGATTCAGCCCTATTATGAAAGCAGTAGTTGAATTCGTAAAAAGAGGTGGTTATGTTCTTGGAATTTGCAACGGATTTCAAATCCTTTTGGAGTCTCATCTTTTGCCTGGAGCGATGAAGCGAAATGAAAATCTGCATTTCATATCCAAATTTCAACATATTAAAGTTATCGAAAACAACAATGCATTTTTAAAAAAGCTCAAAAAAGGCGATATACTCAACATTCCAATCGCGCATGCTGAAGGAAACTATTATGTTGAGCCTGAAAGACTGAAACGAATGTATGATAATCAACAGGTACTTTTGCAATATTGCGATAAAGATGGTAATTATGACAATCCAAATGGCAGTATTGACGCAATTGCTGGTATCTGTAACGAAACGAAAAACGTTTTTGGACTTATGCCCCATCCGGAACGCGCTTGCGAAAAAATTCTCGGAAGTGATGATGGAATAAAAATGATAGAAGGATTTCTCCATTAA
- a CDS encoding ATP-dependent Clp protease ATP-binding subunit yields MSNIFEKLTHKMTETLDSAVSLALHNKNPEVDVVHVLWALLTDSGSILNQALNKMGVDKTPMELEVKSVADRLPKVSSITKESIKISRNLAESLQKAEGLMVRNGDQYLAVDTWIEANTDDPVFKEVLGKYVDLFELKKTLESIRGGKKIESQTADETLEALEKYGIDLTKKAAEGELDPVIGRDEEIHRVMQILIRKTKNNPILLGEPGVGKTAIVEGLAQRIINHEVPLSLQNKRVIALDMTSLVAGAKYRGEFEDRLKAVIDEVKNAGNIILFIDEIHTIVGAGASEGSMDAANILKPALARGELHTIGATTLKEYRKYFEKDAALQRRFQPVKVEEPSINEALQILRGLRERLEAHHNVQILDSALVAAVKLSSRYITDRYLPDKAIDLIDEAAAELKMQIESEPFELSKVKREIQQLLVEKEALLMEKSKKNEERLAEIEKELADLEEKKRALESQFETEKKIFKEIAEIKEKIERLKAEAEKAKREGDYNKAAEIEYGQIPQMEQKLAELNEQWNRMQEAGTLLKNAVDEEMIAKIVSKWTGIPVTKMLQSEKEKILHVEDELKKYVVGQDAAIKAVARAIKRNKAGLSDTNRPIGSFMFLGPTGVGKTETAKTLARFLFDTEKSLIRIDMSEYMEKHAVSRLVGAPPGYVGYEEGGQLTEAVRRKPYSVVLFDEIEKAHPDVFNILLQVLDDGRLTDNKGVTVDFRNTIIIMTSNIASDKIMEFKDPEDREKAVKDELKRYFKPEFLNRLDDIVIFNPLGEQEIVKIVDIMFARIQEKLKERDIKIELTESAKKLVAKAGFDPVYGARPLKRALYEIVEDTLAELILEDKVKEGDNVKFDAEGDQVVVYVNGQRV; encoded by the coding sequence ATGAGCAATATTTTCGAAAAATTGACACATAAAATGACGGAGACTTTAGATAGTGCTGTCAGTCTTGCTTTGCACAACAAAAACCCTGAAGTTGATGTCGTTCATGTACTATGGGCACTTCTGACAGATTCAGGTTCAATTCTTAATCAAGCGCTCAACAAAATGGGAGTGGATAAAACTCCGATGGAGCTTGAAGTAAAAAGTGTAGCTGATAGACTGCCTAAAGTCTCTTCTATCACAAAAGAGAGCATAAAAATTTCTAGGAACCTTGCTGAAAGCCTTCAAAAAGCCGAAGGTTTGATGGTTCGAAATGGCGATCAGTACCTAGCCGTTGATACCTGGATAGAAGCCAATACGGATGATCCGGTATTTAAAGAAGTCCTTGGAAAGTATGTAGATCTTTTTGAGCTTAAAAAGACACTTGAATCCATTCGTGGTGGTAAAAAAATCGAATCCCAAACAGCAGATGAAACTCTTGAGGCTTTAGAAAAGTATGGAATTGATTTGACGAAAAAAGCTGCTGAAGGTGAACTTGATCCAGTTATTGGGCGGGATGAAGAGATCCATAGAGTAATGCAGATTTTGATTCGAAAAACAAAAAACAACCCAATCTTGCTAGGTGAGCCTGGTGTTGGTAAAACTGCTATTGTAGAGGGACTAGCTCAAAGAATTATCAACCATGAAGTTCCTTTGAGTTTGCAAAACAAACGAGTTATAGCTCTTGATATGACTTCCCTTGTAGCTGGTGCAAAATATCGAGGTGAATTTGAAGATCGACTCAAAGCTGTGATTGATGAAGTGAAAAATGCAGGGAATATTATCCTATTTATTGATGAGATTCATACAATAGTTGGAGCGGGTGCTAGTGAAGGAAGTATGGATGCTGCAAACATCCTAAAGCCAGCCCTGGCACGAGGTGAACTCCATACAATTGGTGCGACAACACTCAAAGAGTATAGAAAATATTTTGAAAAAGATGCAGCGCTGCAAAGAAGGTTTCAACCGGTCAAAGTTGAAGAACCGAGTATCAATGAAGCGTTGCAGATTTTAAGAGGACTGAGAGAGCGACTCGAAGCGCATCACAATGTACAGATCTTAGATAGTGCTTTAGTAGCTGCTGTGAAACTTTCAAGCAGATATATTACAGACAGATATTTACCGGATAAGGCAATCGACTTGATCGATGAAGCAGCGGCAGAACTAAAAATGCAAATCGAATCTGAACCTTTTGAACTAAGCAAAGTAAAACGAGAAATTCAACAACTTCTTGTTGAAAAAGAAGCGCTTTTGATGGAAAAAAGCAAGAAAAATGAAGAGCGTCTTGCAGAAATAGAAAAAGAATTGGCTGATTTGGAAGAGAAAAAACGAGCGCTTGAATCACAATTTGAAACAGAGAAAAAGATTTTCAAAGAGATTGCCGAAATTAAAGAGAAAATCGAGCGACTCAAAGCAGAAGCCGAAAAAGCAAAACGAGAAGGTGACTATAACAAAGCAGCTGAAATCGAATATGGTCAGATTCCACAAATGGAGCAAAAGCTAGCTGAGCTTAATGAGCAGTGGAATCGAATGCAAGAAGCTGGAACGCTTTTGAAAAATGCCGTTGATGAAGAGATGATCGCCAAGATCGTGAGCAAATGGACTGGTATTCCGGTTACAAAAATGCTTCAAAGCGAAAAAGAGAAAATCTTGCATGTTGAAGATGAACTTAAAAAATATGTGGTTGGACAAGATGCAGCCATCAAAGCGGTGGCAAGAGCGATCAAGCGAAACAAAGCGGGGCTGTCTGATACCAACAGACCGATTGGCAGTTTTATGTTCTTGGGACCTACCGGAGTTGGTAAGACCGAGACAGCTAAAACACTGGCGAGATTCCTGTTCGATACAGAAAAATCGCTTATACGAATTGATATGAGTGAATATATGGAAAAACATGCGGTGAGCCGACTTGTTGGTGCGCCTCCTGGATATGTTGGATATGAAGAGGGTGGTCAACTTACTGAAGCGGTTCGAAGAAAACCATACAGCGTCGTGCTTTTTGACGAGATCGAAAAAGCGCATCCAGATGTATTTAACATTCTTTTACAAGTGCTTGATGATGGACGACTTACTGACAATAAAGGTGTAACAGTCGATTTTAGAAACACTATCATCATCATGACAAGCAACATTGCTAGTGATAAAATTATGGAATTTAAAGATCCTGAAGATAGAGAAAAAGCGGTCAAAGATGAATTGAAACGCTATTTTAAACCTGAATTCTTGAACCGACTTGATGATATCGTGATATTCAATCCTCTTGGTGAGCAAGAAATTGTCAAAATTGTGGATATCATGTTTGCTCGTATTCAAGAGAAACTTAAAGAGCGAGATATCAAAATCGAGCTTACCGAGAGTGCGAAAAAACTTGTGGCAAAAGCTGGTTTTGATCCTGTTTATGGAGCTAGACCACTTAAACGAGCACTATATGAAATCGTTGAAGATACATTGGCTGAGCTTATCTTGGAAGATAAAGTCAAAGAGGGCGATAACGTCAAGTTTGATGCCGAAGGCGATCAAGTTGTCGTCTATGTGAATGGTCAAAGAGTCTAA